The genomic region cacgctgctgatgccgaaCCGCTTCTGATGGTCACAAGGTCGAGCACCAGCGACGTAGGGGAGGTGAGCGCtatgcatcgctgctgatgtcggcggccaggtcgTGGATGACGTTGCATTgtggagcgacctgcgacagtgccAAGCTTGTGTCACCTATGGGATAGGCAACATGTCAGCGCGACTCAAGCGCATCGTACCCGgcccctcacactgcctcCTGGTGGGGGAGCCTTCTCCACCCCGAGAGGGATGCGCCATGGGTGGTACGCACCCCGCTTCTTGCCCCTCTTCCATTCGTTTATCCTTCGCCGTTTCCCaaccccccctcctccgagCTCGTGTAGGCAAGCGTCCATGTGGTGATGTGTGCGTAACGTCAGGGGAAGGCCACGccaggagggggagggtgggtgggtaggcCGTATCGTGGTGCTGAGGGTGGTGCGTGCGGGAGCCAAGGATTCGTAGCAAAGCGGGTGTCGTCCCCACTTTGATCGTCCTCAGCGTGGTGGGGCATGGGCTTGTGTGTTTTGCGTCTCGGTGCACGGCTGCGTCTTTGGACCTGCTATTAGGTGCATTCTTTTTTATTTCCTGTCATCCTTATCATCGTAGTAAGTGACGCAttctgcgtctgcgtgtgtgtctgtgcgggccccctcctctccacctcccttCGCCGGTGTCTCTCGGGAGTTGTTGCACCTGTATGTGTCCGCATGTGCTTCTCGCTCGACTCCTGCCCTCTTCTCGGTGCACATGTGTATGCACATGgacgtctgtgtgtgtgtgtgtgtgtgtgtgccaagCGAGTTTTCTGTAAAGCATGCGCAGATTCACCGAGAGCCGCGGAAAACGAAGACGTAGACAGCACGAAGTGGGAGAGACCGGCGGACGATGCCGGGTTctgggggtgggtggggcgggtAGGGGAAGGAGTGCTGGAAGGTCTCGTACGCTTCAATCACCCAATGGCTTCTCGCGTATTGCTCTTCCTCTGTTCCTCCACCGCAGGAGTGATGGGGGCGAAAGGCAGGGAGTGGGCCTGCGAGTCTCTCGCTGCAGCCGGGGCTGAGCTCGAGTCTGTAAAGAGGGAGGGCATGATGGTAGGCGGCGACATTGCTATTGAGAAGCGCATGGTTATGCTGATGTTgtgaaggggaggggggggcggtggaGGAATACGAGTGCAGAGCTTCGCatgtgggtgcgtgcgtgggtgagGGGTAGGCCATCAGATGCCTGCCGTGTACCATAGCCGAAAAGTCATGCCGCACCCTCTCCTACCTGCTTCTTCTCTGTCGTACTTGTCATTATTGCAGAACACATCTCTCTCTTAATCCCTCGCCAAGCCCTTCATCACAACTTGCTCGCCAGGTGTCCGCAGTTGTTTGTGTACGTGCGCATACGTGTTATTCTCTTCCACTCCCTCCCAGCGACACTTCCTGTGCCGGCTCTCCTTTTGGGCCTGAGGTTGAATGCCTGCTTTTATCGGCGTTGCTCGTGCTTGAATTtttcgctgccggcgcacacTTCCATCAccacgccaccacccgccgcACTACTTCAACACCCATTGCCTCTCCCCTTTTGAACACGTCTCTCCAAGCAGCTTGCACACTTAAATACGTGTATACAACCATCATTCACCGTGCCCATCACGTTCTCTTCTCGCGCTGGATTGACACGGGTGGTGTCGCTGgcctgtgctgctgctgctcgtcttTCGTGCGGATCTCTCCACTCAACTAACGGGCCTGTGCGTGCTTCCGCCAGCGCGTTGTCGTTGTGTGGTGCTACCGCAGGTCTGTTTAGTGCTAAGGCCGCCCCACGGCCACAACGCGCCGGCTTCAGCACACGCTTGTGTCTTCTCACGTCGAAAGCTttgccaccgcctccgttGTTCACCACATCTCTTTCATCAATCAAAATCGGCCCAGCCATAGCCACATGTCCGCGAAGGACTGCAGGGGAGagccggagctgctggcgctgttgAAGGAGCTCAACATTGAGCTGCCCACTATCTCGCATGGGGAGATGCACACGGTAGAAGAGGCGAATAAGGAGCTGGGCCGCTTTGGCACTCCTTGTGTGGGCACCAAGAACATGTTCCTCAAGAGCAGGAAGGGCGAACTGGTACTGCTCACAGCGGTACACACGACCAAGACGGACATGCATGCAATCGAGAAGGCGGCCGGAACCAAGAATCTCCGGTTTGCCCCGGCAGAGATCCTCAGCGACAATCTCGCCGTCGTGCAGGGCTGCGTCACACCGTTTGCCCTCATCAACAATATCGAGAAGCGCAACGTCACGGTGCTCTTGGATAAGAACCTGAAGGAGAGCCCCATCCCCTTCGTGCTACACCCCTGCCGCAACGATAAGAGCTCTCTCGTTGTCTTTGAGCAACTGGAGCGTTTCCTGGAGAAGCTCGGGTATGCGTACAAGCTGGTGGACTTTGGTGCGGCTTCGGCGGACGCTGCGGTgacgggcggcgctgctgctcctgctccgaagccgaagaaggcgcccgcggacgctgctgctgctgctgctgctgcgcctgcgtctgCACAGTCTGGCGAGACGAAGCTGGGCATCGCGGCGAAGCGCGAGGAGAACTTCTCTGCGTGGTACATTGATGTGATCACGAAGGCGGAGATGATCGAGTACTACGACGTGTCCGGGTGCTACATTATTCGTCCGTGGGCGTACTACGTGTGGAAGTGCGTGCAGCGCTTCCTTGGTGGGAAGATCGAGAAGCTTGGCGTGGAGGACTGCTACTTCCCGATGTTCGTGTCGCGCAACTGCCTGGAGCGGGAGAAGGACCACATCGAGGGCTTTGCGCCGGAGGTTGCATGGGTGacgcgcgccggcgacacggagctggagcagccgGTTGCCGTGCGGCCGACGAGCGAGACGGTGATGTACCCGTACTACGCGAAGTGGATCCGGTCGCACCGCGACCTGCCCGTGCGGCTGAACATGTGGAACAACGTGATCCGGTGGGAGTTCTCGCACCCGACGCCGTTCATTCGGACTCGCGAGTTCCTGTGGCAGGAGGGGCACTGTGCGTGggcgaaggcggaggagtgcgcgaaggaggtgctggacATCCTGGAGTGCTATGCATCGGTgtacgagcagctgctggcggtgccggtggtgcgcgGGCGCAAGACGGAGAAGTTCGCTGGCGGGGACTACACGACGACGGTGGAGACGTTCATCGAGGCTGTTGGGCGCGGGTGCCAGGGCGCGACGAGCCACAACCTGGGGCAGAACTTCGGCAAGATGTTCGACATCCGCTTCCAGGACCCGGAGAACAACGAGCAGACGCTGATCCCGTGGCAGAACAGCTGGGGGCTGTCGACGCGCGTGATCGGCGTGATGATCATGGTGCACGGCGACAACCGCGGCATggtgatgccgccgcgcgtTGCGTCGACGCAGGTGATCATCATCCCTGTGGGGATCACGAAGGAcacgacggaggaggcgcggcaggaGCTGCTTGCAAGTTGCCGGCGGCTGGAGAGCGAGCTGTGCGAgggtggcgtgcgcgcgaagTGCGACCTGCGCGACAACTACAGCCCTGGGTGGCGGTTCAACCACTGGGAGGTGAAGGGCGTGCCACTGCGCGTGGAGCTTGGGCCGAGGGAGCTTGCGGAGCGGTCGCTTGCGGTTGCtgtgcggcacagcggcgcgagGCACTCGGTTGTGTGGgacgcgcagacgccgacggcggtaGCCGCACTGCTGGAGGATGTGCATGCACAGAtgtacgcgcgcgcgaaggAGACGATGGAGACGcatcgcgtgcgtgtgacgGAGTGGGCGGAGTTTGTGCCGACGCTGAACCGGAAGTGCTTGATCCTTGCGCCGTGGTGCGGCGCGATGGAGTGCGAGGACCAGGTAAAGAAGGACAGCGCGGAGGAGTCGAAggctgcgcaggcgcaggagaCGCGCGAggacgcgcgtgcgccgagCATGGGTGCGAAGACGCTGTGCATCCCGTTTGAGCAGCCGGAGGACCCCGCAGAGGGTCACGGGTGCATCTGCAAGGGCTGCACGaagccggcgacgacgtgggTGCTGTTTGGCCGCAGCTACTGAGCGACAGCgttggcgtgcgcgcatgttgTATGAGTGGCAATGATGGAAGGCAAGGAAGCCTGGTGAGTGATAGCTAATAGCAACGGCGATGCCGttggcgacggtggtgggcTGTAGAGACGCTGTAAGCTGGGCCGGTGCGGGGAGtcggaggaggcgggtgggCCAAGATCTCATTCAGCTGTGGGCACCCCTTCGCTTCCTGGTCGAGTCAGTGAGGCGTCCTTTTCGCGCTGCGTTGTGCCTCGGTGAGCCTTTTCGTTGGACGGCCGCCGCTACCGTACCCATGGCGATTTTTCGGGGATAATGTGGGCTGCGCTTCACCTTTGCCGGTGTTGCTCATATACGCAGGCCCGCATACGTTCTTGAGGAAGCGGAGCCTCGCCCTAGTGAGGGCTGCTCAGGCACGAGGGGGCCTCGGTAGGCAAGGAAAGACAAAATGGCGCACCAACCGGATCCGCGCGCATACTACGTGCTCCTGGtctttgtctctctctctctgtgtgccaCGTGCCCCGTCGCAGTAGTCGATggaatgtgtgtgtgtgtgtgtgtgtggacaCCACCGCTCTCTTCCGACGCCAGTTAGATTGTCttatccccctcccccaacacaccctccctctctccgtgtgtCTCTGCGAGTGTGTCTGTCGGTCCTTCCAACAGTCTTGTCGTTCGCCTGGTGACACTCGTCACCTTACGTCTGTTGGCTCCCCTGCACACTGCGCACCTACGCCCTCATCTGTTCAAGGAAGtaggggaaggagggggttgtgcgtgcttgcatgtgcgtgtgtgtgtgcgtaacGTGTGCCCTCTCTTggcagagagcgaggcgcCTTTTCTGAGTGGCAGCGTCGCGGTAATGCTCGCCTGACTATTCTTtccgcgcgtgcgtctttTACTCATCATGCCCTCCGTGCATGTGTCCGTGCCCTCCTTATAGtttccttccctttctcccACTTTTCGCACTTCTTTGTTCTCATTCTACAAAAGGAAGCACACGTGCTGCGGCttg from Leishmania infantum JPCM5 genome chromosome 18 harbors:
- a CDS encoding putative bifunctional aminoacyl-tRNA synthetase; this translates as MSAKDCRGEPELLALLKELNIELPTISHGEMHTVEEANKELGRFGTPCVGTKNMFLKSRKGELVLLTAVHTTKTDMHAIEKAAGTKNLRFAPAEILSDNLAVVQGCVTPFALINNIEKRNVTVLLDKNLKESPIPFVLHPCRNDKSSLVVFEQLERFLEKLGYAYKLVDFGAASADAAVTGGAAAPAPKPKKAPADAAAAAAAAPASAQSGETKLGIAAKREENFSAWYIDVITKAEMIEYYDVSGCYIIRPWAYYVWKCVQRFLGGKIEKLGVEDCYFPMFVSRNCLEREKDHIEGFAPEVAWVTRAGDTELEQPVAVRPTSETVMYPYYAKWIRSHRDLPVRLNMWNNVIRWEFSHPTPFIRTREFLWQEGHCAWAKAEECAKEVLDILECYASVYEQLLAVPVVRGRKTEKFAGGDYTTTVETFIEAVGRGCQGATSHNLGQNFGKMFDIRFQDPENNEQTLIPWQNSWGLSTRVIGVMIMVHGDNRGMVMPPRVASTQVIIIPVGITKDTTEEARQELLASCRRLESELCEGGVRAKCDLRDNYSPGWRFNHWEVKGVPLRVELGPRELAERSLAVAVRHSGARHSVVWDAQTPTAVAALLEDVHAQMYARAKETMETHRVRVTEWAEFVPTLNRKCLILAPWCGAMECEDQVKKDSAEESKAAQAQETREDARAPSMGAKTLCIPFEQPEDPAEGHGCICKGCTKPATTWVLFGRSY